A genomic region of Procambarus clarkii isolate CNS0578487 chromosome 30, FALCON_Pclarkii_2.0, whole genome shotgun sequence contains the following coding sequences:
- the LOC138370089 gene encoding uncharacterized protein isoform X2 — protein MEEKVAALLAHPDFEGIQNLKKTELIQMANQLDLTASNRMVKAQILKVIVTHFVENGELEEEILEELREESSDQMTLKRLELEAQIANAKLEAQKEQKILEAEARQREIEAQQQQQILEAEAQQRELETRRLEIAVQLQIEATKKQQAEEQTRQLEIQQQMADTNFRLESQRMAAGHGNTSNVSTNSDNNPIRMNKYIELPKFNEEDPEVFFAHFYKIAISMNWPRDQWVAIMQSQFKGRSQEVFTSLPDAHSFDYEFVKKSILNAYQLNPEAHRQKFRNLRRTSDQTIADFTRQKTKFCNRWLKSLPVTDFDALKNLLIMEEVLSCLPDQLSTFMAEQKNVTDIDELSKLADEHELLTKAQFTATSPKSSRRVNYNAHRTPYQNPSSPSTPVTPMSSSLTKPNPATSLSGMSNTNKVISKPTVGSTSVSTVRSCSHCKRKGHGIHSCFILHPELRPTGLIYCRGVQNKLTNKHVTVNPNWVKQYSPYMSSGEVLCINGKWKPVVILRDTGASQTIISSSILSDVKKRDTGKFVVLQSVAGCKTVPLIDINFRSTITPRLCTVGVSTQLPIPGVDVILGNDVAINHVVGEIDPRLCKQPVADHVYSACAEVSSMNEPVVEDGFVHSTCADVSTTINPVVSSDVVTQAFVPVTSTPSVEKWDVVVPDSCVADLVVESKPDTMTLLYSNKLGKDVHVPLSCPLTTNVVPGVERNLKATTLYSSQVNGLGQDVGLAEVFPLTPSLESVVESKSVVEAPPHPSQGDIIGEEVKLPVTCPLASDSLHSCALSRTDPKISERSKETVCTVDPVLESVGKQPEDQLLLSRWRPIEPPSSVVCEDVTQLGSDIVDCEQTVLQAAPEVMGGNFGKIIKSGKVAFGSKLQSCDSYSMWSKYFSLCTLSQSVCRMLKSTFILQEPFSCEVMDCGTSLSSLVVEQREFTQYPLGESMCSTEDQE, from the exons atggaggagaaagttgcagcgttgttggctcacccagactttgaagggattcagaaccttaaaaagactgagttaatacaaatggcaaatcagttggatttgaccgccagcaatagaatggttaaagcccaaatattgaaagtcattgtgacgcattttgttgagaatggggagttagaggaagaaattctagaggagttaagagaggagtcgagtgatcagatgacgttaaagcgtcttgagttagaagcgcaaatagctaatgctaagcttgaagctcaaaaggaacagaaaatattagaggctgaagctcgtcaaagagagattgaagctcaacagcaacagcaaatattagaggctgaagctcagcaaagggagctagagactaggcgtttagaaattgcggtacagttgcaaatagaagccacaaagaagcaacaagccgaggaacaaactaggcaattagagattcaacaacaaatggctgacactaacttcaggcttgaatcacagcgtatggcagctgggcatggaaatactagtaatgtttcaacaaatagtgataataatcccatcaggatgaataagtatatagagttgcccaaattcaatgaggaagatcctgaggttttctttgcacatttttataaaattgccatcagtatgaactggccaagggatcagtgggtagccattatgcagtctcaatttaaggggcgtagtcaggaggttttcacatccctacctgacgctcatagctttgattacgaatttgtaaagaaaagcatcttaaatgcttatcaactaaatccagaggcacacaggcaaaagttcagaaatctaaggaggacaagtgatcagacaatagcagattttactcgtcagaagacgaaattttgcaacagatggttaaagtcacttccagtcactgattttgatgctctaaagaatcttcttataatggaagaagtattgtcatgtctcccagaccagttgtctacttttatggcagaacaaaagaatgtaacagatattgatgagctgtcaaagctcgcggatgagcatgagttgttgactaaggcccagtttacggccacttcacctaagtctagtcgtagagtaaattataatgctcaccgaactccttatcagaatccatccagtcctagtactccagttactcccatgagctcttctcttacaaaacctaaccctgctacttcattgtcaggaatgtcaaatactaataaggttatttctaaacctacagttggttctaccagtgtgtccactgtaaggtcctgttcccattgtaagagaaaaggccatggaattcattcatgttttatattgcaccctgagttacgaccaactggtctcatttattgcagaggtgtgcaaaataaacttactaataaacatgtaactgtaaaccccaattgggtgaaacagtattcaccatatatgtcttcaggtgaagtcttgtgtattaatggaaagtggaagccagtggttattcttcgtgatacaggtgcttcccaaaccataatttcatccagtattctttctgatgttaaaaagagagatactggaaagtttgttgttcttcagagtgttgcaggatgtaaaactgtacctctaatagacataaatttcagatccaccattacaccacgtttatgcactgtgggtgttagtacacagttgcccatcccaggtgtggatgttatattgggtaatgatgtggccataaatcatgttgtgggtgagattgatccccgtttgtgtaaacagccagttgcagaccatgtttattctgcctgtgctgaagttagttctatgaatgaacctgttgtagaagatggttttgtccattctacctgtgctgatgtcagtactactataaatccagttgtcagttctgatgttgttactcaagcatttgttccagtaaccagtaccccttcagtggagaagtgggatgtggttgttccagattcctgtgtggccgatttagttgttgagagtaagcctgatactatgactctgctttattccaataaattgggaaaggatgtccatgtaccattgtcttgcccgctcactacgaacgttgtgccaggagttgagagaaacttaaaagccacgactctgtattccagccaagtgaatggtttaggacaagatgtcgggttggcagaagtattcccgctcactccaagtttagaatcagttgtcgagagtaagtccgttgtagaggccccgcctcaccctagtcaaggtgatataataggggaggaggtcaaactacctgttacttgcccgctcgcttcagattcccttcattcatgtgctttgagtagaactgaccctaagatttcagagagaagcaaggagacagtctgtactgtagatccagttttggagagtgtgggaaagcagccagaggatcagcttctgttgagtagatggagacccattgagcctccctcttcagttgtctgtgaggatgtgacccagcttggtagtgatattgttgattgtgagcagacagtactccaagcagctccagaagtcatgggaggaaattttggtaaaatcattaagagtggtaaagtagcatttggatctaagttgcagagttgtgattcttattctatgtggagtaagtatttctcattgtgtacattgagtcagagtgtgtgtaggatgttgaaatctacttttattctgcaggagccattttcttgtgaagtaatggactgtgggacatctttgtcaagccttgtggtggagcagagagagtttactcaa tatccattgggcgagagtatgtgttccacagaggatcaagagtga
- the LOC138370089 gene encoding uncharacterized protein isoform X1 has translation MEEKVAALLAHPDFEGIQNLKKTELIQMANQLDLTASNRMVKAQILKVIVTHFVENGELEEEILEELREESSDQMTLKRLELEAQIANAKLEAQKEQKILEAEARQREIEAQQQQQILEAEAQQRELETRRLEIAVQLQIEATKKQQAEEQTRQLEIQQQMADTNFRLESQRMAAGHGNTSNVSTNSDNNPIRMNKYIELPKFNEEDPEVFFAHFYKIAISMNWPRDQWVAIMQSQFKGRSQEVFTSLPDAHSFDYEFVKKSILNAYQLNPEAHRQKFRNLRRTSDQTIADFTRQKTKFCNRWLKSLPVTDFDALKNLLIMEEVLSCLPDQLSTFMAEQKNVTDIDELSKLADEHELLTKAQFTATSPKSSRRVNYNAHRTPYQNPSSPSTPVTPMSSSLTKPNPATSLSGMSNTNKVISKPTVGSTSVSTVRSCSHCKRKGHGIHSCFILHPELRPTGLIYCRGVQNKLTNKHVTVNPNWVKQYSPYMSSGEVLCINGKWKPVVILRDTGASQTIISSSILSDVKKRDTGKFVVLQSVAGCKTVPLIDINFRSTITPRLCTVGVSTQLPIPGVDVILGNDVAINHVVGEIDPRLCKQPVADHVYSACAEVSSMNEPVVEDGFVHSTCADVSTTINPVVSSDVVTQAFVPVTSTPSVEKWDVVVPDSCVADLVVESKPDTMTLLYSNKLGKDVHVPLSCPLTTNVVPGVERNLKATTLYSSQVNGLGQDVGLAEVFPLTPSLESVVESKSVVEAPPHPSQGDIIGEEVKLPVTCPLASDSLHSCALSRTDPKISERSKETVCTVDPVLESVGKQPEDQLLLSRWRPIEPPSSVVCEDVTQLGSDIVDCEQTVLQAAPEVMGGNFGKIIKSGKVAFGSKLQSCDSYSMWSKYFSLCTLSQSVCRMLKSTFILQEPFSCEVMDCGTSLSSLVVEQREFTQVGCASSSEEVYPLGESMCSTEDQE, from the exons atggaggagaaagttgcagcgttgttggctcacccagactttgaagggattcagaaccttaaaaagactgagttaatacaaatggcaaatcagttggatttgaccgccagcaatagaatggttaaagcccaaatattgaaagtcattgtgacgcattttgttgagaatggggagttagaggaagaaattctagaggagttaagagaggagtcgagtgatcagatgacgttaaagcgtcttgagttagaagcgcaaatagctaatgctaagcttgaagctcaaaaggaacagaaaatattagaggctgaagctcgtcaaagagagattgaagctcaacagcaacagcaaatattagaggctgaagctcagcaaagggagctagagactaggcgtttagaaattgcggtacagttgcaaatagaagccacaaagaagcaacaagccgaggaacaaactaggcaattagagattcaacaacaaatggctgacactaacttcaggcttgaatcacagcgtatggcagctgggcatggaaatactagtaatgtttcaacaaatagtgataataatcccatcaggatgaataagtatatagagttgcccaaattcaatgaggaagatcctgaggttttctttgcacatttttataaaattgccatcagtatgaactggccaagggatcagtgggtagccattatgcagtctcaatttaaggggcgtagtcaggaggttttcacatccctacctgacgctcatagctttgattacgaatttgtaaagaaaagcatcttaaatgcttatcaactaaatccagaggcacacaggcaaaagttcagaaatctaaggaggacaagtgatcagacaatagcagattttactcgtcagaagacgaaattttgcaacagatggttaaagtcacttccagtcactgattttgatgctctaaagaatcttcttataatggaagaagtattgtcatgtctcccagaccagttgtctacttttatggcagaacaaaagaatgtaacagatattgatgagctgtcaaagctcgcggatgagcatgagttgttgactaaggcccagtttacggccacttcacctaagtctagtcgtagagtaaattataatgctcaccgaactccttatcagaatccatccagtcctagtactccagttactcccatgagctcttctcttacaaaacctaaccctgctacttcattgtcaggaatgtcaaatactaataaggttatttctaaacctacagttggttctaccagtgtgtccactgtaaggtcctgttcccattgtaagagaaaaggccatggaattcattcatgttttatattgcaccctgagttacgaccaactggtctcatttattgcagaggtgtgcaaaataaacttactaataaacatgtaactgtaaaccccaattgggtgaaacagtattcaccatatatgtcttcaggtgaagtcttgtgtattaatggaaagtggaagccagtggttattcttcgtgatacaggtgcttcccaaaccataatttcatccagtattctttctgatgttaaaaagagagatactggaaagtttgttgttcttcagagtgttgcaggatgtaaaactgtacctctaatagacataaatttcagatccaccattacaccacgtttatgcactgtgggtgttagtacacagttgcccatcccaggtgtggatgttatattgggtaatgatgtggccataaatcatgttgtgggtgagattgatccccgtttgtgtaaacagccagttgcagaccatgtttattctgcctgtgctgaagttagttctatgaatgaacctgttgtagaagatggttttgtccattctacctgtgctgatgtcagtactactataaatccagttgtcagttctgatgttgttactcaagcatttgttccagtaaccagtaccccttcagtggagaagtgggatgtggttgttccagattcctgtgtggccgatttagttgttgagagtaagcctgatactatgactctgctttattccaataaattgggaaaggatgtccatgtaccattgtcttgcccgctcactacgaacgttgtgccaggagttgagagaaacttaaaagccacgactctgtattccagccaagtgaatggtttaggacaagatgtcgggttggcagaagtattcccgctcactccaagtttagaatcagttgtcgagagtaagtccgttgtagaggccccgcctcaccctagtcaaggtgatataataggggaggaggtcaaactacctgttacttgcccgctcgcttcagattcccttcattcatgtgctttgagtagaactgaccctaagatttcagagagaagcaaggagacagtctgtactgtagatccagttttggagagtgtgggaaagcagccagaggatcagcttctgttgagtagatggagacccattgagcctccctcttcagttgtctgtgaggatgtgacccagcttggtagtgatattgttgattgtgagcagacagtactccaagcagctccagaagtcatgggaggaaattttggtaaaatcattaagagtggtaaagtagcatttggatctaagttgcagagttgtgattcttattctatgtggagtaagtatttctcattgtgtacattgagtcagagtgtgtgtaggatgttgaaatctacttttattctgcaggagccattttcttgtgaagtaatggactgtgggacatctttgtcaagccttgtggtggagcagagagagtttactcaagtaggttgtgcatccagttctgaggaagtg tatccattgggcgagagtatgtgttccacagaggatcaagagtga